A genome region from Vicia villosa cultivar HV-30 ecotype Madison, WI unplaced genomic scaffold, Vvil1.0 ctg.001281F_1_1, whole genome shotgun sequence includes the following:
- the LOC131634332 gene encoding purple acid phosphatase-like: MDLFHGLLLLLVLVLNLLFLCNGGTTSTFVRNVEKTVDMPLDSDVFRVPLGYNAPQQVHITQGDHVGKAVIVSWVTQGEPGSNAVQYWSANCKHKKLAEGKVVTYKYFNYTSGFIHHATIRNLKYDTKYYYEVGLENTTRKFWFTTPPEVGPDVPYTFGLIGDLGQSFDSNRTLSHYELKSTKGQTVLFVGDLSYADTYPNHDNVRWDTWGRFAERSVAYQPWIWTVGNHELDFAPEIGETEPFKPFSHRYRTPYKASNSTSPFWYSIKRASAHIIVLASYSAYGTYTPQYQWLEEELPKVNRKETPWLIVLMHSPWYNSNTYHYLEGETMRVMFESWFVKYKVDVVFAGHVHAYERSERVSNIAYNITNGNCTPKKDENAPVYINIGDGGNIEGLATIYTEPQPDYSAFREASFGHAIFDIKNRTHAYYTWHRNQDGEAVESDPNWFINRYWKPDDVSH; this comes from the exons ATGGATCTTTTTCATGGATTATTACTACTACTAGTTTTGGTTTTGAATTTGTTGTTTCTCTGTAATGGAGGCACAACTAGTACTTTTGTTAGAAACGTTGAGAAGACCGTTGATATGCCACTTGATAGCGACGTTTTTCGTGTTCCTTTGGGTTATAATGCTCCCCAACAG GTTCATATAACACAAGGTGATCATGTGGGGAAAGCCGTGATTGTGTCGTGGGTGACCCAGGGTGAACCGGGGTCGAATGCAGTGCAATACTGGAGTGCAAATTGCAAGCATAAGAAGTTAGCTGAAGGGAAAGTTGTTACTTATAAATACTTCAATTACACATCTGGTTTTATTCATCATGCTACTATTAGGAATTTGAAG TATGATACAAAATATTATTATGAGGTTGGACTTGAAAACACAACAAGGAAGTTTTGGTTTACAACTCCTCCTGAAGTTGGTCCTGATGTTCCATACACGTTTGGTCTCATAG GGGATCTTGGTCAGAGCTTTGATTCAAACAGGACACTTTCTCACTATGAATTGAAGTCAACAAAAGGACAAACAGTGTTGTTTGTTGGAGATCTCTCTTATGCAGATACCTACCCGAATCATGACAATGTTAGGTGGGATACTTGGGGAAGGTTTGCAGAGAGGAGTGTTGCTTATCAACCTTGGATATGGACGGTTGGAAACCATGAACTTGATTTTGCTCCAGAAATC GGTGAAACCGAACCATTCAAGCCTTTTTCGCACAGATACCGTACTCCTTATAAAGCATCAAACAGTACTTCACCCTTTTGGTATTCTATCAAAAGAGCTTCAGCACACATCATTGTATTGGCCTCATATTCAGCATACG GGACATATACACCGCAATACCAATGGCTTGAAGAAGAGCTACCAAAAGTTAACAGGAAAGAAACTCCATGGTTGATTGTTCTCATGCATTCACCTTGGTATAATAGCAACACTTATCATTACTTGGAAGGGGAAACAATGAGAGTAATGTTTGAGTCATGGTTTGTTAAGTACAAGGTTGATGTTGTGTTTGCTGGCCATGTGCATGCCTATGAAAGATCT GAACGTGTCTCGAACATTGCATATAATATTACAAATGGTAATTGCACTCCTAAAAAAGACGAAAACGCTCCTGTATACATAAACATTGGAGATGGAGGGAATATTGAAGGCTTAGCAACCAT TTATACCGAACCACAGCCAGATTACTCGGCTTTCAGAGAAGCTAGCTTTGGACATGCCATTTTTGACATAAAGAACAGAACACATGCTTACTATACCTGGCACAGAAATCAAGACGGTGAAGCTGTTGAGAGTGATCCCAATTGGTTTATCAACAGATATTGGAAACCAGATGATGTTTCCCATTAA